GCTAGGGTAGGGCCGTTGCCCCTCAAGGAGGATCGAAGTGCGTGCTCACAGAAGGATCTTGATCGGATTCACCGGCGCGCTGGTGGCCGCGAGCGTGGTGCTGTCCGGTTGCGGCTCCAGCAAGGGCGGCAATTCGCCGGGCAACACTCCTGCGGGCACCAGTCCTGCTACCGGCGCGGGCTCTGCGTCGGCGACCGAGTCGGCAGCTGCCGCGCTCGTGCCGGCCGCGATCAAGTCCAAGGGCGAGATCACCATCGCGATGGATGCGAGCTATCCGCCGATGGAGTTCTTCAAGCCGGGGACCAAGTCGCCCATCATCGGCATGGACGCCGATCTCGGCTTCGCCCTGGGCAAGCTGCTCGGGCTCAAGGTGAACGAAGTGAATGCCACGTTCGACGCGATCATTCCCGGTCTGCAGAGCGGCAAGTACGACGTCGGCATGTCCTCGTTCACCGACAACAAGGAGCGTGAGAAGATCGTCGACTTCGTCACGTACTTCTCCGCCGGCGAGAGCTTCTACGTCAAGTCCGACAGCAGCAAGACCTTCGACGGCCTCGACTCACTGTGCGGCGCCAAGGTCGCGGTCGAGAACGGCACCACCGAGCAGTCCGATGCGCTCGCGCAGTCCAAGAAGTGCACGGCCGCGGGCAAGCAGGCGGTGACGGTGCAGCAGTTCTCCGACCAGAGCGGGGCGAACCTCGCAGTGTCGAGCGGGCGCGCGGACGTCGGTTTCGCCGACTCGCCGCCGGTCGCCTACATCATCCAGCAGTCCAACGGGCAGTTCAAAGAAAGCGGCAAGCCCTTCGGCACCGCGCCGTACGGCATCGCGCTGCCTAAGGACAACGGCATGGCCAAGGCGGTTCAGGCCGCGATGACCGAGCTGATCGCGAACGGCGACTACGCCGACATGCTGAAGAAGTGGGACCTGAGCGACGGTGCGATCACCGAGTCGGTGATCAACGGAGCCCAGAGCTAGGCCAGTCGCTTCATGACTCACGAAGCGCCGGAGCGCACCGGCACGCAGGCTCCGTCCCGGATCCGTGCCGTGCCGGTGCGCCACCCGGGCCGGTGGGTGGCAGCCGCGGTGCTGCTCCTGCTCGCCGCGATGGCAGTGCACGCGACCGTCTTCGCGCGGGTCCAGCGCGGCAAGTCCAGGCAGGACCGTTTCGGTTGGCAGGTGGTGGGGGACTACTTCCTGTCGAAGCAGGTGCTGGACGGTCTGGTCGTTACGCTGGAACTCACCGCGATCGCGATGGCCATCGGCATTGCCGGCGGCGTGCTGTTGGCGGTGATGCGCCTGTCGCAGAACCCGATCGTGCGGTGGGTGGCCTGGGCCTACATCTGGTTCTTCCGTGGCACCCCGGTTCTCGTGCAACTGCTGTTCTGGTTCAGCCTGAGCTACGTCTTCCCCACGCTCTCGCTCGGCGTTCCGTTCGGGCCCGAGTGGGTGCAGATCAGCGCGAACGACATCACGCCGTTCATCCTCGCGTTCGTCGGGCTCGGCCTGAACGAGGCGGCGTACATGTCCGAGATCGTGCGGGCCGGCATCATCTCGGTCGACGAGGGGCAGTCCGAAGCGGCGCAGGCGCTCGGGATGACCCGGCTGCGCACGATGCGGCGCATCGTGCTGCCGCAGGCGATGCGAGTGATCATCCCGCCCACCGGCAACGAGACGATCTCGATGCTGAAGACGTCCTCGCTCGCGAGCGTGATCACGGTGACCGAGTTGCTGTACTCGGTCCAGTTGATCTATGCGAGCACGTATCAGATCGTGCCCATGCTGCTGGTTGCCAGCCTCTGGTATCTGATCGTCACCTCGGTGCTCACGGCCGGGCAGTACTACGTGGAGCGCTACTTCGGCCGGGGCTCCTCGCGCGCGCAGCCTCCGACCCCGCTGCAGCGGTTCCGGGCGATGTTCTCCACCCGGCCCATGGCCGCCGACCTGGGTGAATTGCCTGCGCGGAACGCCGAGGGGGCGCGATGACCTCGCTGCGAAAGGGCGACGGCGCGACCTCACCGGCCGGTGGTGCGTCGCTGATGGTTCATGCCGAGGGCGTGCACAAGCACTACGGCCTGGTGAAGGTGCTCAAGGGCATCGACCTGAAGGTCGCGGCCGGCGAGGTGATGGTGATCATCGGCCCGTCCGGTTCGGGCAAGTCGACCTTTCTGCGCTGCATCAACCATCTGGAGAAGGTCGACGGCGGGCGGCTGTTCGTGGACGGCGAACTCGTCGGCTATCGCCAGCGTGGCGACAAGATCTACGAGCTCAAGGACGCCGAGATCTGCCGCAAGCGGTCCGAGATCGGCATGGTGTTCCAGCGGTTCAACCTGTTCCCGCACATGAGCGTGCTGGACAACATCATCGAGGCTCCGGTGGGCGTCCGCGGCCAGAAGAAGGCGGCTGCCACCAAGCGTGCCCTCGAGTTGCTCGATCGGGTGGGGCTCTCGGACAAGCGTGCCGCCTACCCGAGCCAGCTGTCCGGTGGTCAGCAACAGCGTGTTGCCATCGCGCGGGCGCTCGCCATGGAGCCGAAACTGATGTTGTTCGACGAGCCGACCTCGGCCCTGGATCCTGAACTCGTCGGCGACGTGCTCGATGCGATGAAGCAGTTGGCCAAGGACGGCATGACCATGGTCGTCGTCACGCACGAGATCGGATTCGCGCGAGAAGTGGGCGACTCGCTCGTGTTCATGGATGCCGGCGTCGTCGTCGAGTCGGGCAACCCGCGTGAGGTGCTCGCCAACCCGCAGCACGAGCGCACCAAGGCCTTCCTCTCCAAGGTGCTGTGAGGCAGCGACCCGCGTGAGTGTCGGTTGGGACGCTCATCCCGACGTGGCCGCCTGGACCGGCCTGGCGCCGCTCGACGGCGACCGCACGGCCGACGCCTGCGTGATCGGTCTCGGCGGTTCGGGCCTGGCGGCTATCGAGGCGCTGCTCGCGCGCGGGCTGTCCGTGGTGGGCCTGGACACCGGACGGGTGGCCGCGGGCGCTGCCGGGCGCAACGGCGGGTTCCTGCTCGGTGGCCCGGCGCTGTTCCTGCACGACGCGATCGCGCGCTGGCGAGCCGACGCCGCGGTCGAGCTGTATCGCCAGACGCTGGCCGAACTGGACCGGCTCGAGACCGAACTCGGCCCGGACGTGGTGCGCCGGGTCGGGTCGATCCGGCTGGCCGGGCTGCCGGGCGAGCCGGTGACCGATGACGAGGCCGCCGACCGCGAGCGCGAGCGCGCCGACTGCGCCGCGCACGCCTCGGCGCTGCGCGAGCACGGCATCGCGGTGCAGGACTACGCCGGCCCGCTGGGTCACGGGATCTTCCTGCCCGACGACGCCGCGATGAACCCGGCGCGCCGCGCGCTGTCGCTGGCCACCCGGTTGCGCGCACGGGCGGATCTGCACGAGCACACCGCGGTGCGGTCGGTGGCGTCCGGCCGCGCCGTCACCGAGCACGGAACCGTCAGCGCCGCCGTTATCATCGTCGCCGTCGACGGTCGGCTCGACGCGCTGCTGCCCGCGCTCGCCGGGCGGGTACGCACGGCGCGGCTGCAGATGCTCGCGACGGGTCCGGTTCCGGCGCGGCTGCCCTGCCCGGTGTACGGCAGGTGGGGCTACGACTACGCGCAGCAACTGCCCGACGGCACGCTCGCGGTCGGCGGTGGGCGCGACCGCTACGTCGAGCGGGAGTGGACGGACGAGGTAGAACCGAGCCGGCCGGTGCAGCGGCACATCGAACGCGTCGCGGCGCGGATGGCCGGCGTGCCGGTGACCGTGCGGCACCGCTGGGGCGCGTCGGTCGGCTTCACCGCCGACGGACGTCCGCTGTGCACCGAGGTCGAGCCGGGCGTGGTCGCGCTCGGCGGCTACAACGGCACCGGCAACCTGGTCGGTCCGGTGGCCGCGCGCGCAGCCGTGGCGCTCGCCCTGGACGGGGTCACGCCGCCGACCTGCTTCGCCCCCTGATTCCCCGGGTGGCGGCGTGGGCCAGAATGGCGCGGTGACGTCGAGCGATCCAGCAGGTCTGGCCGCAGCGCTGCGCCGGGCCGGGCTGGCCGACGTCGACCACTCCGCCCGTCGCCGAGCCGAGTACTCCAGCGACGCGTCCAACTACCGCATCGTCCCCGCGGTCGTCGCCTTCCCGCGGCACGCCGACGAGGCCGCCGCCGCGCTCGGCGTGGCCCGCGAGTTCGGCGTGCCGGTCACCAGCCGTGGCGGCGGCACCTCGACCGCGGGCAACGCCGTGGGCGCCGGGATCGTCCTGGACTTCTCGCGGCACCTCAACCACGTCGTGCAGGTCGACCCCGAGACGCGCACCGCGACCGTGCAGCCGGGCACGATCCTCGACGACATCACCGCCGTGGCGGCCCGGCACGGGCTGCGCTTCGGCCCCGACCCGTCCACCCATGCCCGCGCCACGATCGGCGGATCGCTGGGCAACAACGCGTGCGGTTCGCGCGCGCTCAAGTACGGCCGCACCGCGGACAACGTCGTCGAGCTCGACCTGCTGCTGGCCGACGGCACGCAGTTGACCGCGCGCCGGTTCGAGCGGGACGGGCTGGCCGCGGCGGGCCCCGCCGGCGTCGCACTCGAGCGGCTCGTCAGCCCCCGGCTGGGCATGATCCGCACCGAGTTCGGCCGGTTCACCCGGCAGGTGTCCGGCTACTCGCTGGAGCACCTGCTGCCGGAGAACGGGCACGACCTCGCCAAGTTCCTGGTCGGCACCGAGGGCACGCTCGGCATGATCCTCGGCGCCACCGTCCGGCTGGTCGAGTCGCCGAAGGCGGTCGCGCTGGCCGTCCTCGGCTACCGCGACATGCCGGCCGCCGCCGACGCCGTGCTCGACCTGCTGCCGCACAAGCCGGTCGCGATCGAGGGCATGGATGCGCTGCTGGTCAACGTGGTGCGCGCCCGCCGCGGGGCGTCCGCCGTCCCCGACCTGCCGCGCGGCGAGGGCTGGCTGTTCGTCGAGACGGCGGGTGCGACCGAGGCCGAGGCGCGCGCCGCCGCCGACAAGGTGATCGCCGACTCCGGCTGCATCGACTCGCTCGTGGTCACCGGGGCGCCCGCGCGCGCGTTGTGGCAGATCCGCGAGGACGGTGCCGGGCTGGGCGGCCGCACGCCCGCCGGTGCGCCCGCGTGGCCCGGCTGGGAGGACGCCGCCGTGCCGCCCGACCAGCTCGGGGAGTACCTGCGCGAGTTCGGCCGGCTGATGCGCGAGCACGGCGTGGACGGCCTGACGTACGGGCACTTCGGCGACGGGTGCGTGCACGCGCGCATCGACTTCCCGCTGAGCACGGCGCCGAAGAAGTACCGCGAGTTCGTGGTCGCGGCGGCGCAGCTCGTCGGCCGGCACGGCGGCTCGATGTCCGGCGAGCACGGCGACGGGCGCGCTCGCGGCGAGCTGCTGCCGTACATGTACTCCTCCGACGCGATAGCTACGTTCGCCGCAGTCAAGACGATCTTCGACCCCGGCAACCTGTTCAACCCGGGGGTGCTCGTCGACCCGGCGCCGCTGGACGCGGACCTGCGGGTACCGCATGCGCGTGCGCTGCGGCACGGCCTGGGCTTCGCCTACTCGCACGACGGCGGCGACCTGTCGACCGCAGTGCACCGCTGCGTCGGCATCGGCAAGTGCCGCGCGGACAACACCGCCAGCGGCGGCGTGATGTGCCCGTCGTACCTCGCGACGCGCGACGAGAAGGACTCCACCCGGGGCCGCGCCCGCGTGTTGCAGGAGCTGGCCTTCGGGGGCGACTCCGAGCACGCGCACGCGCTGGTGAAGGGCTTTCGCTCCGACGCGGTGCTGGAGTCGCTGGACCTGTGCCTGTCCTGCAAGGGCTGCTCGTCGGACTGCCCGGCCGGCGTGGACATGGCGACGTACAAGTCCGAGGCGCTCTACCAGCGTTACCGGCGCCGGCTGCGGCCGCCCGCGCACTACGCGCTGGGCTGGCTGCCGCGCTGGGCCCGGCTCGCCGCGCGGATGCCGCGGCTGGCGAACTTCACCCTGCGCCGCGACTCGATCACCCGTGTGGCCAAGCGGCTCGGCGGCATCGACCGCCGCCGTCCGCTGCCGCAGTTCGCCACGCAGACGTTCCGCCAGTGGTTCCAGAGCTGGCCCGGGCGCACCGGCCAGCCGGTGCTGCTGTGGGTGGACACCTTCACCGACCACTTCACGCCGGAGGTGGGCAAGGCCGCGGTACGCGTTCTCGAAGCGGCCGGCTACTCCGTGCGGATCACCGACGAGCCCGTCTGCTGCGGCCTGACCTGGATCTCGACCGGGCAGCTGGACGGTGCGCGCAAGCAGCTGCGCAAGAGCCTGGACGCGCTCGATCAGGCGGTGCGGTTCGGGATCCCGATCGTCGGGCTGGAACCGTCCTGCACCGCGGTGCTGCGTCACGATGTCGTCGAACTGCTGCCGGGCGACGCGCGTGCGGCGAAGGTGCAGGCGGGCACGCGCACCCTCGCCGAACTGCTTGCGGGCACCGACGGCTGGACGGCGCCCGATCTGCACGGGGTGCGCGCGGTCGCGCAGCCGCACTGCCACCAGCACGCGGTGCTGGGCTGGCAGGCCGACTCCGCGCTGCTGACCGGCGCCGGGGCGGAGGTGTCGGCGGTGGGCGGATGCTGCGGGCTGGCCGGGAACTTCGGTGTCGAGCGCGGCCACTACGAAGTCTCCGTGGCGGTGGCCGAGACCGCTCTGCTGCCGGCCGTGCGTGCCGCGCCGCACGACGCCGTGGTGCTGGCCGACGGGTTCAGTTGCCGCACCCAGCTCGAGCAGCTCGCGCGCGTGCAGAGCGTGCACCTGGCCGAACTGCTCGCCGATCACCTGGAGTCCGAGTGACCGCGTTCGTACCGCCGCCGTACCCGTACGACCGGCTCGCCGAGATCACCGCGATCGCGGCCGCCCACGACGGCGGCGCGGTCGACCTGTCGATCGGCACGCCGTGTGACCCGGCGCCGCGCGCGGTGATCGCGGCACTGTCGGACGCCGCGGCGGCGCGCGGCTACCCGCCGTCGATCGGCACGCCGGCCTTGCGGGATGCGGCGGCCGCGTGGCTCGCGCGCCGGCTCGGCGCCACCGTCGACCCGGCCACCGAGCTGGCGGCGGTCGTGGGTAGCAAGGAGTTCGTCGCCTCCACGCCGCAGTACCTGAAACTGCGCGACCCGTCCCGCGACACCGTGCTCTACCCGGCGATCAGCTACCCGACGTACGCGATGGGCGCGACATTGGCGAGCTGCCGGCCCGTCGCGTACACGGCCCTGGACGCGATCGACCCGGCCGACGCCGAACGCGCCCTGTGCGTCTGGGTGAACTCGCCGGGCAACCCGACCGGCGAACTGTCCGACCTCGCCGCAGCCGCCGCGTGGGGCAGGCAGCGGGGCATCCCGGTCCTGTCGGACGAGTGCTATGCCGAGTTCACCTGGACGGGGTCACCGACCACGATCCTGCGCGCGGGCACGTCCGGAGTCCTCGCCGTGCACTCGCTGTCCAAGCGAGACAACTTCGCCGGCGCCCGGATCGGCTTCTACGCGGGCGATCGCGAACTGGTGCACTACCTGCGCGAGGTGCGCAAGCACGCGGGTCTGATGCCGCCGGGCCCGGTGCAGGCCGCGGCCGTGATCGCGCTCGGTGACGACGCGCACGTCGACGCGCAGCGCGAGCGGTACCTGCGCAGGATGACCCGGCTGCGCGCCGTCCTCGCCGCCTGCGGCTACGCGGCGCAGTTGCCGGCGGGCGCGTTCTACCTCTGGGCGCCGGCCCCGGGCGGCGACGCCTGGGCCGCGGCACGCGAACTGGCCGCGCGCGCCGGGATCGTCGTCTCGCCGGGAGAGTTCTACGGCCCGGCCTCGACCGGCTGGTTCCGCGTGGCTGCGGTCCAGCCGGATGAGCGGATCGAGCTGGCCGCGTCCCGCGTGGGGGCCTGAGCCCGGTTTGCCTTGCGGGCAGGCGGGGAAGACGTCCGGTGTCCGGCCAGCCAGTGAGAGGACGAGGCAGATGAGTGGAACCGACAAGGCGAAGAACGCCATCGAAGATGCACAGGGCAAGGCCAAGGAGGCGCTCGGCCGCGCGACGGGCGACAAGGACACCGAGGCCGAGGGCAAGAAGGACCAGGCGAGCGCGGACCTGAAGAACGCGGGCGAGAAGGTCAAGGACGCCTTCAAGCACTGACCGAAGACCGGGGGGCGGCAGGCCCCGGACCGCTGATGCGGTCCGGGGCCTTGCTGTGTCTCGGGCGGCGGGGCAGTGCCGTCCCTGGTAAGCACTTGTCCATGATTGAGAAGCCGGCATGACCGGGCCGCTCCGTCCGCAGAAGCGTGGCCGCACGATCGCGATGACGCCCGCCGAGCTGGACGAGTTCCTGGACACGCAGCGCACCTGCCGGGTCGCCACGGTCGGGCTGGACGGCCCGCACGCGACGCCGCTGTGGTTCTACTGGGACGGCGCGAGCGTGTGGCTCTACTCGATCACGGGTGCCCAGCGCTGGGCCGACCTGGTGCGCGACCCGCGCATCGGCGTCACCGTCGACGCGGGCGAGGAGTACTTCGAGCTGCGCGGCGTGGAGATCACCGGTCGCGTCGAGGTGGTCGGCGAGGTGCCGCGCACCGGCGAGCCGAACCCGGAGCTGGCCGCGGTCGAGACGGCGTTCTTCGGCAAGTACTTCGGCGGCGCGGTGTTCCACGACGGGCGGCACGCCTGGCTGCGCGTCACCCCGGTCAAGATCGCCAGCTGGGACTTCCGCAAACTCGGCGGCTGAGCGCCCCGCGGGAGGTCAGCCGAACTGGACGCCCTGGGCGAGCGGCAGGTCGGTCGAGTAGTTGACCGTGTTCGTCGCGCGCCGCATGTAGGCCTTCCAGGCGTCCGAGCCGGACTCGCGGCCGCCGCCGGTCTCCTTCTCGCCGCCGAACGCGCCGCCGATCTCCGCGCCGGACGGGCCGATGTTGACGTTCGCGATCCCGCAGTCCGAGCCCGCGGCCGAGATGAACTGCTCGGCCTCGCGCAGGTTGAGCGTGAAGATCGACGACGAGAGCCCCTGCGGCACCTCGTTGTGCATGGCGAGCGCCTCATCGAAGTCCGCGTAGGTCATGACGTACAGGATCGGCGCGAACGTCTCGGCCCGCACGATCTCGCTCTGCGTCGGCATCCGCACGAGAGCCGGCTGCACGTAGTACGCGTCGGGAGCCTGGTCCGCGAGCACGCGCGCGCCGCCGGCGACCAGCGTCCCGCCGTTCGCCTGCGCCTTGTCCAGCGCCGCGACGTACCCCTCGTAGGACGCCTGGTCGATCAGCGGGCCGACCAGCACTCCCTCGGCGGCTACGCCCGCACTGCCGGGGGTACCCCCAATAGCCAGCGGCGAGCCGATCGGCAGCGTCTCGTAGGCGGCCTTGATGCGCGCCACCAGGTCGTCGGCGATCGACTCGTGCACGATCACCCGGCGCAACGTGGTGCACCGCTGCCCCGCGGTGCCGGCGGCGGAGAACACGATGCCGCGCACCGCGAGGTCCAGGTCGGCGGACGGCGCGACGACGGCGGCGTTGTTGCCCCCGAGTTCGAGCAGCAACCGGCCGAAGCGGGCGGCGACGCGTGGCGCGACGGCCTTGCCCATCCGGGTCGAGCCGGTCGCGCTGATCAGGGCCACGCGCGGGTCGTCGACGAGCGCCTCGCCGACCTCGGCACCGCCCAGCACCAGAGCCGACAGACCTTCGGGGGCCCCGACCCGGCGGGCCGCCTCGGCGAGCAGCGCCTGGCACGCGAGCGCGGTCAGCAGGGTCTTCTCCGACGGCTTCCACACCACCGCGTCGCCGCAGACGAAGGCCAGCGCGGCATTCCACGACCACACCGCCACCGGGAAGTTGAACGCGCTGATCACGCCGACGACGCCCAGCGGGTGCCACTGCTCCATCATCCGGTGACCGGGCCGCTCGGACGCGATCGTCAGCCCGAACAGCTGGCGCGACTGGCCGACGGCGAGGTCACAGATGTCGATCATCTCCTGGACCTCGCCCAGGCCCTCGGACCGGATCTTGCCCGCCTCGATCGAGACGAGGGCCCCGAGGTCGGCCTTGTGCTCGCGCAGCAGCTCCCCGAGTTCGCGCACCAGCTGACCGCGGACCGGCCCGGGCACCGCGCGCCACTGCCGGAACGCCTCGGACGCGGCGCCGACGATGTCGGCGACCTCCGCGGCCGTGTGCGCGTGCACCCGGGCCAGCTCACCGCCGGTGACGGGGGAGCGGGCGATCAGGCCAGCCCCTGTGCGGGGCAGGTCATGGACGCCGAGGCGGGACAGGATCGCGGCGGTCTCGGTGACGAGCTCGTCGTGCGCGGGGACGGTCATCTCGAACTCCTCGTCGTTGCTTATGACTGCCTAGTGTATGCCGTAAGCTCAGCTTATGGCTAATGGGGACGGCCTCCTGGACGTCGGGCGGCTGCGGCTGCTGCGGGAGGTCGGCCTGCGCGGCACCATCGCCGGCGCAGCTCGATCGCTGGGGCTGACCTCGTCCGCCGTCTCGCAGCAGTTGGCGGTGCTGGAACGCGAGGCCGGGACGGCGCTGGTGGACCGTTCGCCGCGCGGTGTCGTGCTCACCGGTGCCGGCCACGCCCTGGTCCGGCGGGCGGACGAGGTGCTGGACGTGCTCGCCTCGGCGCGCGCCGATCTGGACCGGATCGCCGGCTCGCTCAGCGGTCCGGTGCGCATCGCGGCGGTGGCCAGCGCCGCGGCGACGTTCGTCTCGGCCGCGGCGTGCGAGCTGCGCGAGAGCCATCCCGGCATCGCCCTGTCGGTATTGGTCGCCGAACCGGCCCGATCCCTGGACCTGCTACTTGCCGGCGACGTGGACATCGCGGTCGTCGACGAGTACGACCGCGTCCCGCTCGCGCTACCGGAGTTCGTCCTCGCCCGCGAGCTGTGCGCCGAACCGCTGGTCGCCGTCCTGCCGGGCGGTCACCTGGGCCGGCGTGCCGTGCGGCTTGCCGACCTCGCCGACGCGGACTGGATCATGCCGCCGGACGACGCGGCGTGCGGGCTGGCGGTGCGCTCGGCCTGCCGCGCCGAGGGGTTCGAGCCGCGGGTGCGCTGGGAGACCGACGACATGCTGTTGCTGGCCCGCGCGGTCGCGGCCGGGCACGGTGTCGCGGTGCTGCCGCGCCTGTCGGTCGACACGCGCGCGGCCGCGATCCAGACCCGCAGGCTGGGCGAACCGCAACTGCAGCGCCGGCTGCGCGCGGTCGCGCGCGCCTCGGCGCTGTCGCGGCCGGTGATCGAGGCCGTGGTCGGCGCGCTGGCCGGCCGCGCCGCGGAGGCCGCAGCGCCCGCACGGCGCGGGCGCTGGTAGCACCCTTCCGTGGGATGTCCGTAATCGGGTCCGCGTGAAGCGAGTTTTCGCATTTAGCAGGACTACGGCTTGACGAATGGGAACGACACGCGTGTAATTTCCTACGTGTCACCTCGTTCCCGCCACAACCTTCAGGAGGAAGCCGTGACGGACCTGTCGAGCAACCTCAGTGATGCCGACCTGTCCGACCTGTTCGGCCTGCCGGAAGAGGCAAGCTGGCAGGAGCGTGCCCTGTGCGCGCAGACGGATCCGGAGGCCTTCTTCCCCGAGAAGGGCGGCTCCACCCGGGAGGCGAAGCGGATCTGCACGGGCTGCGAGGTCCGCGCCGAGTGCCTGGAGTACGCGCTGGCCCACGACGAGCGGTTCGGCATCTGGGGCGGGCTGTCCGAGCGCGAGCGTCGCCGGCTCAAGCGCCGCGCGGTCTGACCGCAGCCGTCCGGAACCGCGCGGGCCGCGTCAGTCC
This genomic stretch from Jatrophihabitans cynanchi harbors:
- a CDS encoding LysR substrate-binding domain-containing protein, whose protein sequence is MANGDGLLDVGRLRLLREVGLRGTIAGAARSLGLTSSAVSQQLAVLEREAGTALVDRSPRGVVLTGAGHALVRRADEVLDVLASARADLDRIAGSLSGPVRIAAVASAAATFVSAAACELRESHPGIALSVLVAEPARSLDLLLAGDVDIAVVDEYDRVPLALPEFVLARELCAEPLVAVLPGGHLGRRAVRLADLADADWIMPPDDAACGLAVRSACRAEGFEPRVRWETDDMLLLARAVAAGHGVAVLPRLSVDTRAAAIQTRRLGEPQLQRRLRAVARASALSRPVIEAVVGALAGRAAEAAAPARRGRW
- a CDS encoding WhiB family transcriptional regulator; this encodes MSDLFGLPEEASWQERALCAQTDPEAFFPEKGGSTREAKRICTGCEVRAECLEYALAHDERFGIWGGLSERERRRLKRRAV